The Stegostoma tigrinum isolate sSteTig4 chromosome 9, sSteTig4.hap1, whole genome shotgun sequence genome includes a region encoding these proteins:
- the hlx1 gene encoding H2.0-like homeobox protein isoform X2: MYTTGLAPYYASNFSLWSAYCSNSLLDSVKKPSFCIADILHLSDAENMPSAPPPLPGSPAAVAHLSGSHAMHPPGSPVRPTPVAPERLASFTPRASPASPYQRSPAICTSSSARIHLAAGSMQQLPAPSSKDLKFGIDRILSTDFDFKIKDGSSIRDLTSLMGTARQPGVHLSVQSSASQFFASLDPGLGEPSSVLNSRTSSQHHYQDSFPGPYAVLTKDTMPQTYKRKRSWSRAVFSNLQRKGLEKRFEIQKYVTKPDRKQLAAMLGLTDAQVKVWFQNRRMKWRHSKEAQAQREKEKEQLEKPAPLEGEQRVRESLSDNEKSDSELTDVNEKDIEVNECPDHKATVIRSGLASLSTVELKQSGSSSPSAPPSPLQIVL, encoded by the exons ATGTACACTACAGGACTAGCTCCTTACTACGCCAGTAATTTCAGCTTGTGGTCCGCCTATTGCTCGAACAGTTTGTTGGATTCGGTGAAGAAGCCCTCGTTTTGTATCGCGGACATCCTGCATCTCAGTGACGCCGAGAACATGCCGAGTGCGCCGCCACCTCTGCCAGGATCGCCGGCCGCCGTGGCCCATCTGAGCGGATCACACGCCATGCATCCCCCGGGCTCCCCCGTTCGTCCCACGCCCGTGGCTCCCGAACGGCTCGCCAGCTTCACCCCGAGAGCTTCCCCGGCCTCTCCCTATCAACGAAGCCCCGCCATCTGCACTTCCTCATCGGCCAGGATCCACCTCGCTGCCGGTTCGATGCAACAGCTCCCCGCCCCCTCCAGCAAAGACCTCAAATTCGGCATTGACCGTATTCTCTCCACTGACTTTGACTTTAAAATCAAAGACGGCAGTAGCATACGAG ATCTCACCTCTCTCATGGGCACAGCTCGCCAGCCTGGAGTACACCTCTCTGTACAGAGTTCCGCCAGCCAGTTCTTTGCGTCCCTGGACCCTGGActtggtgagccttcctcagttttGAACTCCAGAACCTCGTCCCAGCACCATTATCAGGACTCATTTCCAG GACCTTACGCTGTCCTAACGAAGGACACCATGCCCCAGACGTACAAAAGAAAACGCTCCTGGTCCCGAGCGGTTTTCTCAAACCTGCAGAGAAAAGGGCTAGAGAAGAGGTTTGAGATTCAGAAATATGTGACCAAGCCTGACCGGAAGCAACTGGCGGCGATGCTGGGCTTGACTGATGCACAG GTGAAAGTGTGGTTTCAGAACAGGCGGATGAAGTGGAGGCACTCGAAAGAGGCTCAGgcccagagagagaaggagaaggagcAGCTGGAGAAACCAGCGCCCCTGGAGGGAGAGCAGCGAGTGAGGGAGAGCCTGAGTGACAATGAGAAAAGTGACTCCGAATTGACAGACGTTAATGAGAAAGACATTGAGGTGAACGAGTGTCCAGATCACAAGGCGACTGTCATCAGGTCGGGGCTCGCCTCCCTAAGTACTGTCGAGTTAAAGCAAAGCGGCTCCTCGTCACCAAGTGCCCCACCATCTCCGTTGCAAATTGTGCTATAA
- the hlx1 gene encoding H2.0-like homeobox protein isoform X4, with translation MYTTGLAPYYASNFSLWSAYCSNSLLDSVKKPSFCIADILHLSDAENMPSAPPPLPGSPAAVAHLSGSHAMHPPGSPVRPTPVAPERLASFTPRASPASPYQRSPAICTSSSARIHLAAGSMQQLPAPSSKDLKFGIDRILSTDFDFKIKDGSSIRDLTSLMGTARQPGVHLSVQSSASQFFASLDPGLGPYAVLTKDTMPQTYKRKRSWSRAVFSNLQRKGLEKRFEIQKYVTKPDRKQLAAMLGLTDAQVKVWFQNRRMKWRHSKEAQAQREKEKEQLEKPAPLEGEQRVRESLSDNEKSDSELTDVNEKDIEVNECPDHKATVIRSGLASLSTVELKQSGSSSPSAPPSPLQIVL, from the exons ATGTACACTACAGGACTAGCTCCTTACTACGCCAGTAATTTCAGCTTGTGGTCCGCCTATTGCTCGAACAGTTTGTTGGATTCGGTGAAGAAGCCCTCGTTTTGTATCGCGGACATCCTGCATCTCAGTGACGCCGAGAACATGCCGAGTGCGCCGCCACCTCTGCCAGGATCGCCGGCCGCCGTGGCCCATCTGAGCGGATCACACGCCATGCATCCCCCGGGCTCCCCCGTTCGTCCCACGCCCGTGGCTCCCGAACGGCTCGCCAGCTTCACCCCGAGAGCTTCCCCGGCCTCTCCCTATCAACGAAGCCCCGCCATCTGCACTTCCTCATCGGCCAGGATCCACCTCGCTGCCGGTTCGATGCAACAGCTCCCCGCCCCCTCCAGCAAAGACCTCAAATTCGGCATTGACCGTATTCTCTCCACTGACTTTGACTTTAAAATCAAAGACGGCAGTAGCATACGAG ATCTCACCTCTCTCATGGGCACAGCTCGCCAGCCTGGAGTACACCTCTCTGTACAGAGTTCCGCCAGCCAGTTCTTTGCGTCCCTGGACCCTGGActtg GACCTTACGCTGTCCTAACGAAGGACACCATGCCCCAGACGTACAAAAGAAAACGCTCCTGGTCCCGAGCGGTTTTCTCAAACCTGCAGAGAAAAGGGCTAGAGAAGAGGTTTGAGATTCAGAAATATGTGACCAAGCCTGACCGGAAGCAACTGGCGGCGATGCTGGGCTTGACTGATGCACAG GTGAAAGTGTGGTTTCAGAACAGGCGGATGAAGTGGAGGCACTCGAAAGAGGCTCAGgcccagagagagaaggagaaggagcAGCTGGAGAAACCAGCGCCCCTGGAGGGAGAGCAGCGAGTGAGGGAGAGCCTGAGTGACAATGAGAAAAGTGACTCCGAATTGACAGACGTTAATGAGAAAGACATTGAGGTGAACGAGTGTCCAGATCACAAGGCGACTGTCATCAGGTCGGGGCTCGCCTCCCTAAGTACTGTCGAGTTAAAGCAAAGCGGCTCCTCGTCACCAAGTGCCCCACCATCTCCGTTGCAAATTGTGCTATAA
- the hlx1 gene encoding H2.0-like homeobox protein isoform X1, with amino-acid sequence MYTTGLAPYYASNFSLWSAYCSNSLLDSVKKPSFCIADILHLSDAENMPSAPPPLPGSPAAVAHLSGSHAMHPPGSPVRPTPVAPERLASFTPRASPASPYQRSPAICTSSSARIHLAAGSMQQLPAPSSKDLKFGIDRILSTDFDFKIKDGSSIRDLTSLMGTARQPGVHLSVQSSASQFFASLDPGLGEPSSVLNSRTSSQHHYQDSFPAGPYAVLTKDTMPQTYKRKRSWSRAVFSNLQRKGLEKRFEIQKYVTKPDRKQLAAMLGLTDAQVKVWFQNRRMKWRHSKEAQAQREKEKEQLEKPAPLEGEQRVRESLSDNEKSDSELTDVNEKDIEVNECPDHKATVIRSGLASLSTVELKQSGSSSPSAPPSPLQIVL; translated from the exons ATGTACACTACAGGACTAGCTCCTTACTACGCCAGTAATTTCAGCTTGTGGTCCGCCTATTGCTCGAACAGTTTGTTGGATTCGGTGAAGAAGCCCTCGTTTTGTATCGCGGACATCCTGCATCTCAGTGACGCCGAGAACATGCCGAGTGCGCCGCCACCTCTGCCAGGATCGCCGGCCGCCGTGGCCCATCTGAGCGGATCACACGCCATGCATCCCCCGGGCTCCCCCGTTCGTCCCACGCCCGTGGCTCCCGAACGGCTCGCCAGCTTCACCCCGAGAGCTTCCCCGGCCTCTCCCTATCAACGAAGCCCCGCCATCTGCACTTCCTCATCGGCCAGGATCCACCTCGCTGCCGGTTCGATGCAACAGCTCCCCGCCCCCTCCAGCAAAGACCTCAAATTCGGCATTGACCGTATTCTCTCCACTGACTTTGACTTTAAAATCAAAGACGGCAGTAGCATACGAG ATCTCACCTCTCTCATGGGCACAGCTCGCCAGCCTGGAGTACACCTCTCTGTACAGAGTTCCGCCAGCCAGTTCTTTGCGTCCCTGGACCCTGGActtggtgagccttcctcagttttGAACTCCAGAACCTCGTCCCAGCACCATTATCAGGACTCATTTCCAG CAGGACCTTACGCTGTCCTAACGAAGGACACCATGCCCCAGACGTACAAAAGAAAACGCTCCTGGTCCCGAGCGGTTTTCTCAAACCTGCAGAGAAAAGGGCTAGAGAAGAGGTTTGAGATTCAGAAATATGTGACCAAGCCTGACCGGAAGCAACTGGCGGCGATGCTGGGCTTGACTGATGCACAG GTGAAAGTGTGGTTTCAGAACAGGCGGATGAAGTGGAGGCACTCGAAAGAGGCTCAGgcccagagagagaaggagaaggagcAGCTGGAGAAACCAGCGCCCCTGGAGGGAGAGCAGCGAGTGAGGGAGAGCCTGAGTGACAATGAGAAAAGTGACTCCGAATTGACAGACGTTAATGAGAAAGACATTGAGGTGAACGAGTGTCCAGATCACAAGGCGACTGTCATCAGGTCGGGGCTCGCCTCCCTAAGTACTGTCGAGTTAAAGCAAAGCGGCTCCTCGTCACCAAGTGCCCCACCATCTCCGTTGCAAATTGTGCTATAA
- the hlx1 gene encoding H2.0-like homeobox protein isoform X3: MYTTGLAPYYASNFSLWSAYCSNSLLDSVKKPSFCIADILHLSDAENMPSAPPPLPGSPAAVAHLSGSHAMHPPGSPVRPTPVAPERLASFTPRASPASPYQRSPAICTSSSARIHLAAGSMQQLPAPSSKDLKFGIDRILSTDFDFKIKDGSSIRDLTSLMGTARQPGVHLSVQSSASQFFASLDPGLAGPYAVLTKDTMPQTYKRKRSWSRAVFSNLQRKGLEKRFEIQKYVTKPDRKQLAAMLGLTDAQVKVWFQNRRMKWRHSKEAQAQREKEKEQLEKPAPLEGEQRVRESLSDNEKSDSELTDVNEKDIEVNECPDHKATVIRSGLASLSTVELKQSGSSSPSAPPSPLQIVL, translated from the exons ATGTACACTACAGGACTAGCTCCTTACTACGCCAGTAATTTCAGCTTGTGGTCCGCCTATTGCTCGAACAGTTTGTTGGATTCGGTGAAGAAGCCCTCGTTTTGTATCGCGGACATCCTGCATCTCAGTGACGCCGAGAACATGCCGAGTGCGCCGCCACCTCTGCCAGGATCGCCGGCCGCCGTGGCCCATCTGAGCGGATCACACGCCATGCATCCCCCGGGCTCCCCCGTTCGTCCCACGCCCGTGGCTCCCGAACGGCTCGCCAGCTTCACCCCGAGAGCTTCCCCGGCCTCTCCCTATCAACGAAGCCCCGCCATCTGCACTTCCTCATCGGCCAGGATCCACCTCGCTGCCGGTTCGATGCAACAGCTCCCCGCCCCCTCCAGCAAAGACCTCAAATTCGGCATTGACCGTATTCTCTCCACTGACTTTGACTTTAAAATCAAAGACGGCAGTAGCATACGAG ATCTCACCTCTCTCATGGGCACAGCTCGCCAGCCTGGAGTACACCTCTCTGTACAGAGTTCCGCCAGCCAGTTCTTTGCGTCCCTGGACCCTGGActtg CAGGACCTTACGCTGTCCTAACGAAGGACACCATGCCCCAGACGTACAAAAGAAAACGCTCCTGGTCCCGAGCGGTTTTCTCAAACCTGCAGAGAAAAGGGCTAGAGAAGAGGTTTGAGATTCAGAAATATGTGACCAAGCCTGACCGGAAGCAACTGGCGGCGATGCTGGGCTTGACTGATGCACAG GTGAAAGTGTGGTTTCAGAACAGGCGGATGAAGTGGAGGCACTCGAAAGAGGCTCAGgcccagagagagaaggagaaggagcAGCTGGAGAAACCAGCGCCCCTGGAGGGAGAGCAGCGAGTGAGGGAGAGCCTGAGTGACAATGAGAAAAGTGACTCCGAATTGACAGACGTTAATGAGAAAGACATTGAGGTGAACGAGTGTCCAGATCACAAGGCGACTGTCATCAGGTCGGGGCTCGCCTCCCTAAGTACTGTCGAGTTAAAGCAAAGCGGCTCCTCGTCACCAAGTGCCCCACCATCTCCGTTGCAAATTGTGCTATAA